A region of Capra hircus breed San Clemente chromosome 11, ASM170441v1, whole genome shotgun sequence DNA encodes the following proteins:
- the RTN4 gene encoding reticulon-4 isoform X4, with protein sequence MDGQKKNWKDKVVDLLYWRDIKKTGVVFGASLFLLLSLTVFSIVSVTAYIALALLSVTISFRIYKGVIQAIQKSDEGHPFRAYLESEVAISEELVQKYSNSALGHVNCTIKELRRLFLVDDLVDSLKFAVLMWVFTYVGALFNGLTLLILALISLFSVPVIYERHQAQIDHYLGLANKNVKDAMAKIQAKIPGLKRKAE encoded by the exons TTGTTGACCTCCTCTACTGGAGAGACattaagaagactggagtggtgTTTGGTGCCAGCTTATTCCTGCTGCTCTCACTGACAGTATTCAGCATTGTGAGTGTAACGGCCTACATTGCCTTGGCCCTGCTCTCTGTGACTATCAGCTTTAGGATATATAAGGGTGTGATCCAGGCTATCCAGAAATCTGATGAAGGACACCCATTCAG GGCATATTTGGAATCTGAAGTTGCTATATCTGAGGAGTTGGTTCAGAAGTACAGTAATTCTGCTCTTGGTCATGTGAACTGCACAATAAAAGAACTCAGACGCCTCTTCTTAGTTGATGATTTAGTTGATTCTCTGAAG TTTGCAGTGTTGATGTGGGTATTTACCTATGTTGGTGCCTTGTTCAATGGTCTGACACTACTAATTTTGG CTCTGATTTCACTCTTCAGTGTTCCTGTTATTTATGAACGGCATCAG GCGCAAATAGATCATTATCTAGGACTTGCAAATAAGAATGTTAAAGATGCTATGGCTAA AATCCAAGCAAAAATCCCTGGATTGAAGCGTAAAGCTGAATGA